The Indicator indicator isolate 239-I01 chromosome 22, UM_Iind_1.1, whole genome shotgun sequence genome includes a window with the following:
- the SOX8 gene encoding transcription factor SOX-8 → MLNMTEEHDKALEAPCSPTGTTSSMSHVDSDSDSPLSPAGSEGLGCAPAAAPRPPGAAALGSKVDAAEVDERFPACIRDAVSQVLKGYDWSLVPMPVRGNGSLKAKPHVKRPMNAFMVWAQAARRKLADQYPHLHNAELSKTLGKLWRLLSENEKRPFVEEAERLRVQHKKDHPDYKYQPRRRKSVKAGQSDSDSGAELSHHASSQIYKADSGLGGMADSHHHGDHTGQTHGPPTPPTTPKTDLHHGSKQELKHEGRRLVESGRQNIDFSNVDISELSSEVINNMETFDVHEFDQYLPLNGHAAMPAEHGPGATAGSYGTSYSHSATGTAGTNQVWTHKSPASASPSSVDSAQQRPHIKTEQLSPSHYSDQSHGSPPHNDYGSYSAQACATTASTATAAASFSSSQCDYTDLQSSNYYNPYPGYPSSIYQYPYFHSSRRPYATPILNGLSIPPAHSPTANWDQPVYTTLTRP, encoded by the exons ATGCTCAACATGACCGAGGAGCACGACAAAGCGCTGGAGGCTCCGTGCAGCCCCACCGGCACCACCAGTTCCATGTCCCACGTGGACTCGGATTCCGACTCGCCGCTTTCCCCCGCCGGTTCCGAGGGTCTGGGCTGCGCCCCCGCGGCCGCTCCGCGTCCTCCCGGGGCCGCTGCATTGGGCTCTAAGGTGGACGCGGCCGAGGTTGATGAGCGCTTTCCCGCCTGCATCCGTGATGCCGTCTCGCAGGTGCTGAAGGGCTACGACTGGAGCCTGGTGCCTATGCCCGTCCGAGGCAACGGATCGCTCAAGGCCAAGCCGCACGTCAAGCGGCCCATGAACGCCTTCATGGTCTGGGCGCAGGCCGCCCGCAGGAAACTGGCCGACCAGTATCCGCATCTGCACAACGCCGAGCTCAGCAAGACCCTCGGCAAGCTCTGGCG CTTGTTAAGTGAAAACGAGAAACGTCCCTTTGTGGAAGAAGCTGAGAGGCTCAGGGTCCAGCACAAAAAGGATCACCCGGATTATAAATACCAGCCCCGGAGGAGGAAGAGCGTGAAAGCCGGGCAGAGCGACTCCGACTCAGGGGCTGAGCTCAGCCACCACGCCAGCTCCCAGATCTACAAAGCAGACAGCGGGCTGGGGGGCATGGCTGATTCCCACCATCACGGAGATCACACAG gccaGACCCATGGGCCgcccaccccacccaccacccccaaaaCCGACCTCCACCACGGGAGCAAGCAGGAGCTGAAGCATGAGGGCCGCCGCCTTGTGGAAAGCGGTCGTCAGAACATTGACTTCAGCAACGTGGACATCTCGGAGCTGAGCAGCGAGGTCATCAACAACATGGAGACCTTCGATGTGCACGAGTTCGACCAGTACCTGCCGCTCAACGGCCACGCTGCCATGCCGGCCGAGCACGGCCCCGGCGCCACTGCCGGCTCCTATGGCACCTCCTACTCCCACTCCGCCACCGGCACCGCTGGGACCAACCAAGTCTGGACTCACAAAAGCCCTGCCTCGGCCTCGCCGTCGTCGGTCGACTCTGCCCAGCAAAGGCCACACATCAAAACGGagcagctgagccccagccaCTACAGCGACCAGTCCCACGGCTCCCCCCCGCACAACGACTATGGCTCCTACAGCGCCCAGGCCTGCGCCACCACCGCCTCCACCGCCACGGCCGCCgcctccttctccagctcccagtGTGACTACACGGACCTGCAGAGCTCCAACTACTACAACCCCTACCCTGGCTACCCCTCCAGCATTTACCAGTATCCCTATTTCCACTCCTCCCGCCGACCCTACGCGACGCCCATCCTCAATGGCTTGTCCATCCCGCCGGCCCACAGCCCCACCGCTAACTGGGACCAGCCGGTCTATACGACCCTGACGAGGCCTTAA